The Benincasa hispida cultivar B227 chromosome 9, ASM972705v1, whole genome shotgun sequence genome has a segment encoding these proteins:
- the LOC120086558 gene encoding nitrate regulatory gene2 protein, whose amino-acid sequence MGCGGSKVDELQLVTLCRERKELIKAASRHRYALAAAHVTYFQSLKDIGEAIRKFVDEEIVISGAESSSSHGSPVLTLPSDEGKGKRKKPKSGEKHINSSSSSSVLHSVSISHEPSPHEDEIDGSHLHLSSGSESESEHNSSGHIHIEDSPVHDEVHSHPPYAYPPRDTPFQEEVYSHPTYAYPPRNVPVQDEGHSHPSYAYPPRDIPVQDEGYSHPPFAYPPRDIPVQVEGYSHPPPYAYPPRDWSSTNTYAYYMQKSTTPATTVMYDGPETHTASDGQLPGPSYSYPPYMQYGNGGFYGFSMGSPPDYSMPSQQPRRPATPPPPPSPPKVSAWDFMNVFDGYDNGYQDYNSGNRYGYGSIQSSPDSNEVREREGIPELEDETEPEALEEIKERKKLKVEAMNKNLNLGEGTSKFVPPESSGDSSKPVPLPNSDSSTVSKQKGINNSPDTLVSKKSEQEPVEKKEVSFEIEETSTLDIESSKKSNLATFAAFGTRDLQEVVSEIKDEFEAASGYGKEVAMLLEVGRLPYRSKITVLKVILSRIQYLVAPSSASSQPPLIWLDPKTVKMAKAYTGLSSPGNEFDLKSGSLSSTLEKLYVWEKKLYKEVKDEERLRVIYEKLCKKLKRLDEHGADSSKIDATHASIRKLSTKIDVCIKAVDAISSRIQKLRDEELQPQLNDLIHGWIKMWRSILKCHQKQFQAVMESKIRSLKARTGSRRDESLKATVDLEMELVNWCSRFSNWVRTQKAYVESLNGWLLRCLNKEPEETADGVAPFSPGRMGAPPIFIICDDWHHAMLEISEDKVVGAIHGFALNLHELWERQDEEQRQRIKANFLYKDFEEHLRTLKMERAMIKSDQDEASGRTALSKVPSKNEVSPPDDLKANLDSLRKKLYDERAKHKDAIKLVHSAASNSIQAGLVPIFEALEKFSSEVMKAYEQVRL is encoded by the exons ATGGGCTGTGGAGGATCCAAGGTGGACGAGCTTCAATTGGTGACTCTTTGTAGAGAACGGAAGGAGTTGATCAAAGCCGCGTCTCGACATCGTTATGCTCTTGCTGCAGCTCATGTTACGTATTTTCAGTCTCTCAAAGACATTGGTGAAGCTATACGTAAATTTGTTGACGAAGAGATTGTGATCTCTGGTGCTGAATCATCATCCTCTCATGGCTCTCCTGTTCTTACACTGCCATCCGATGAAGGGAAGGGGAAGAGGAAGAAACCGAAATCTGGTGAGAAACACATAAActcgtcttcttcttcctcggtTTTACATTCTGTTTCGATTTCACATGAGCCCTCTCCTCATGAAGACGAGATTGACGGTTCTCACTTGCATTTATCATCTGGATCGGAGTCTGAATCTGAACACAATTCTTCGGGTCATATTCATATCGAGGATAGCCCAGTACATGATGAAGTTCATAGCCATCCTCCTTATGCTTATCCGCCAAGGGATACCCCATTTCAAGAAGAAGTTTATAGCCATCCTACTTATGCTTATCCGCCAAGGAATGTCCCAGTACAAGATGAAGGTCATAGCCATCCTTCTTATGCTTATCCGCCCAGAGATATCCCAGTACAAGATGAAGGATATAGCCATCCTCCTTTTGCTTATCCGCCAAGGGATATCCCAGTACAAGTTGAAGGTTATAGCCATCCTCCTCCTTATGCTTATCCCCCAAGGGATTGGAGTTCAACGAATACATACGCCTATTATATGCAGAAGTCAACCACTCCGGCGACGACGGTAATGTATGATGGGCCGGAAACACATACAGCTTCAGATGGGCAGTTGCCTGGTCCATCGTACAGTTATCCGCCATATATGCAGTATGGAAACGGAGGGTTCTATGGGTTTTCAATGGGTTCACCCCCGGATTATAGTATGCCCAGTCAGCAGCCAAGGCGCCCTGCTACTCCACCGCCTCCGCCTTCTCCGCCGAAGGTCTCTGCTTGGGATTTTATGAATGTTTTTGATGGTTATGATAATGGTTATCAGGATTATAATTCAGGAAATAGATATGGGTATGGTTCCATTCAGAGCAGTCCTGATTCCAATGAAGTGAGGGAGAGAGAAGGGATACCTGAGTTGGAAGATGAAACGGAGCCTGAAGCTCtggaagaaattaaagagaggaAGAAATTGAAGGTGGAGGCGATGAACAAGAATCTGAATTTAGGGGAGGGAACTTCAAAGTTTGTACCACCGGAGAGTAGTGGGGACAGCTCAAAGCCTGTGCCATTGCCAAATAGTGATAGCTCAACGGTATCAAAGCAAAAGGGCATAAATAACAGTCCTGATACACTTGTGTCTAAAAAATCGGAACAGGAGCCAGTGGAGAAGAAAGAGGTGAGTTTTGAGATTGAGGAGACTTCAACATTGGATATCGAATCTTCCAAGAAAAGTAATTTAGCCACATTTGCTGCCTTTGGTACAAGGGACCTCCAGGAAGTTGTGAGTGAAATTAAGGATGAATTTGAAGCTGCTTCTGGCTATGGGAAAGAGGTTGCCATGTTGCTTGAAGTGGGGAGATTGCCTTATCGATCTAAGATCACTGTACTTAAAG TGATTCTTTCTCGGATCCAGTACTTGGTGGCCCCTTCCTCAGCATCTTCTCAGCCGCCATTGATTTGGTTGGACCCTAAGACGGTGAAAATGGCCAAAGCATACACTGGGTTGAGCAGTCCTGGCAATGAGTTTGACTTGAAATCTGGAAGCCTTTCATCTACGCTGGAGAAGCTTTATGTATGGGAGAAGAAATTGTATAAAGAAGTTAAG GATGAAGAAAGGTTACGTGTTATTTATGAAAAACTGTGCAAAAAGTTGAAAAGGTTAGACGAACATGGAGCTGATTCCAGTAAAATTGATGCTACTCATGCCTCTATTAGAAAATTATCAACCAAGATCGACGTCTGTATCAAAGCCGTTGATGCTATATCAAGCAGGATACAGAAGTTACGGGATGAAGAATTGCAGCCTCAATTAAATGATCTTATTCATGG GTGGATAAAAATGTGGAGATCCATTCTCAAATGTCACCAGAAACAATTTCAAGCAGTCATGGAGAGCAAGATTCGCTCATTAAAAGCTAGAACCGGCTCTCGAAGAGATGAGAGTCTGAAAGCTACtgtggatcttgaaatggaacTTGTCAATTGGTGCAGCAGATTTAGCAATTGGGTTCGCACTCAAAAAGCTTATGTTGAATCATTAAATGGATGGCTCCTACGATGCCTTAACAAAGAGCCTGAAGAAACCGCTGATGGAGTTGCTCCTTTTTCACCAGGTCGGATGGGAGCTCCGccaattttcattatttgtGATGATTGGCACCATGCTATGCTTGAAATTTCAGAAGATAAAGTGGTTGGTGCCATTCATGGTTTTGCTTTAAACTTACATGAGTTATGGGAAAGGCAAGATGAGGAACAACGTCAGAGAATCAAAGCCAATTTCCTTTACAAGGATTTTGAAGAACACCTTAGAACCTTGAAAATGGAGAGAGCAATGATAAAATCTGACCAAGATGAGGCATCAGGAAGAACTGCACTTTCCAAAGTTCCTTCTAAAAATGAAGTTTCACCACCAGATGATCTGAAAGCTAATTTGGATTCATTGAGGAAGAAGTTATATGATGAAAGAGCAAAACACAAGGATGCCATTAAACTGGTTCATAGTGCTGCTTCAAATAGCATACAAGCAGGCTTGGTTCCAATTTTTGAGGCTTTGGAAAAATTCAGTTCTGAGGTCATGAAAGCTTATGAGCAAGTTAGACTTTAA